The following coding sequences lie in one Lolium perenne isolate Kyuss_39 chromosome 2, Kyuss_2.0, whole genome shotgun sequence genomic window:
- the LOC127336313 gene encoding uncharacterized protein, protein MAAMAVGRVGGAVKVLCGAEEERVVGTRKAPGACPCCGGPVVATDVESERRILCLPLCLKNKRKYSCSRCLRRLVTLYS, encoded by the coding sequence ATGGCGGCAATGGCAGTGGGTCGGGTGGGCGGCGCGGTGAAGGTGCTGTGCGGCGCGGAGGAGGAGCGGGTGGTCGGCACGAGGAAGGCGCCGGGGGCGTGCCCGTGCTGCGGTGGTCCGGTGGTGGCCACCGACGTGGAGAGCGAGCGGCGCATCCTGTGCCTGCCGCTGTGCCTCAAGAACAAGCGCAAGTACTCCTGCTCCAGGTGCCTCCGCCGGCTCGTCACCCTCTACAGCTAG
- the LOC139835837 gene encoding uncharacterized protein, protein MITSGTTAAAASPGFFMTAAAAACPGFFTQEETRATAAVAARNEHREDVADGSQAVEEEGEEEEEPTQSAANLSKGKKKRKKDSPPAEPRIKWTPKEEECLAEAWMTVSTNGIIGANQSFDTYWLRVKQAYEERKLVDPYFKKTNMNVFRGDKAMATHWGLMQTACSKWHGIQEECEKRPISGHDLEQKLRRALDMYTDDTGLQFKFLNVYARLENCEKWKEVRTTLSKSKTEQYNPDAPAASAAEGRPELGQKKLKELKKTGNPADRCASIDKCWADLRTHADGRNDNSNLQVKRSSSSSASRPGRGRRRRSASCKRATADGPGRSATARRRGGVALAGDEKGRGSTTVARRPFADREIGRRGAVASLVVRLEEVERRRGP, encoded by the exons atgatcacctccggcaccaccgccgccgctgcgagcccggggttcttcatgaccgccgccgccgctgcgtgcccggggttcttcacgcaagaggagacgagggcgacggcagctgtggcggcgcgcaacgagcatcgggaggatgttgccgacggaagccaagccgtcgaagaagaaggcgaggaagaagaagagccaactcaatccgccgccaacctgtcgaaggggaagaagaagaggaagaaggactcgccgcctgccgaaccgcgtatcaaatggacgccgaaggaagaggagtgcctcgccgaagcttggatgaccgtgtccacgaacggcataatcggggccaatcagtcgttcgacacatattggcttcgagtgaagcaggcgtacgaggagcgcaaactcgtcgatccctacttcaagaagacgaacatgaacgtgttccggggagacaaggcaatggccacccattgggggctcatgcagacggcgtgcagcaaatggcacggcatacaggaggagtgcgagaaacggccgatcagcggccacgacttggagcaaaag ctgcgccgagctttggacatgtacacggacgacaccggcctgcagtttaagttcctcaacgtctacgcccgcctcgagaactgcgagaagtggaaggaagtccgcacgaccctctcgaagagcaagaccgagcagtacaaccccgacgctccggcggcaagcgcggcggaagggcgccctgaactcggccagaagaagctcaaagagctcaaaaagacgggcaatcccgccgacagatgcgcgtcgatcgacaagtgctgggccgacttgaggacgcacgccgacgggaggaacgacaa CTCCAACCTGCAGGTCAAACGGAGCAGCAGCAGCTCGGCCAGCCGGCCAGGGCGAGGGCGGAGGCGGAGATCGGCGAGCTGCAAGCGGGCGACGGCCGACGGTCCGGGCCGTTCGGCGACGGCGAGGAGAAGGGGCGGGGTCGCGCTAGCCGGTGACGAGAAGGGGCGGGGATCGACCACTGTCGCCCGTCGGCCGTTCGCCGACAGGGAGATCGGCCGCCGCGGTGCCGTGGCGTCTCTGGTCGTTCGCCTGGAGGAGGTCGAGCGGAGAAGGGGTCCCTAG